From a single Nicotiana tomentosiformis chromosome 2, ASM39032v3, whole genome shotgun sequence genomic region:
- the LOC104085271 gene encoding GDSL esterase/lipase WDL1-like: MVGPIRPSFVLFGSSIVQISYYLQGWGATLNTLYARKADITLRGYIGWNSRMALNIYEKVFPKDAEIQPDLVILYFGGNDSCHADFPNSSHVPLEEYVENMRKIALHIKSLSEKTRLIMLSAPPVNEEQIIQHYGDNRGRDNETCRIYSEAGVKLAQELGVKVIDFWSALQERPDWLTTVFWDGMHLTKEGSDILVKKILEIVKEADWEPSLNWEKIPDEFSDIGPVMSLDLLKEHK, from the exons ATGGTAGGACCAATTCGTCCATCGTTCGTCCTATTTGGGTCATCAATAGTGCAGATCAGCTACTACTTACAAGGTTGGGGTGCAACACTCAATACCCTCTACGCTCGCAAG GCCGATATAACATTGCGTGGATATATTGGTTGGAACTCAAGGATGGCTCTTAATATTTACGAGAAAGTTTTCCCAAAG GATGCGGAAATTCAGCCTGATCTTGTCATACTTTATTTTGGTGGGAATGATTCTTGCCATGCTGATTTTCCTAACAGCAGTCATGTCCCTCTTGAAGAATATGTTGAAAACATGAGGAAGATTGCACTTCATATCAAG AGCCTTTCAGAAAAGACTCGTCTAATTATGCTTAGCGCTCCTCCGGTGAACGAGGAACAAATTATCCAACATTATGG CGATAATCGAGGTAGAGATAATGAGACTTGTCGCATATACTCAGAAGCTGGTGTTAAATTAGCTCAAGAATTAGGCGTGAAGGTTATAGACTTTTGGTCGGCGCTTCAGGAACGTCCTGATTGGTTGACTACGGTCTTCTG ggATGGGATGCATTTAACAAAGGAAGGAAGTGACATTTTGGTCAAGAAAATCTTGGAGATAGTCAAAGAGGCAGATTGGGAGCCAAGCCTAAATTGGGAAAAAATACCAGATGAATTTTCTGATATTGGTCCTGTCATGAGCCTTGACTTGCTGAAGGAGCATAAATAA
- the LOC108943213 gene encoding secreted RxLR effector protein 161-like: MHQRKYTLVLISELGLGAAKPAVTPIEGNVKLTTKEYDEHIGVLEGTTDETLRDPGKYQRLLGKLLYLTVTRPDIAYSVQTLSQFIQKPKRSHMEAAQRVVKYVKGQPGQGILLSSRNENTITAYCDADWAACLLTRKSVTGFFIKYGESLVSWKSKKQNTISRSSAKSEYTSIASTVAELVLILGLFKDIGVVVELPVNILTDSNAAIQIAANPVFHERTK, translated from the coding sequence CTAGTACTCATCTCTGAGCTTGGACTGGGAGCTGCAAAGCCTGCAGTTACACCTATTGAAGGTAATGTCAAGCTCACTACTAAGGAATATGATGAACATATTGGTGTTCTTGAGGGCACAACAGATGAAACCTTGAGAGACCCCGGCAAGTACCAAAGGCTACTAGGAAAGCTACTCTACTTGACAGtcacacgaccagacatagcatATAGTGTTCAGACATTGAGTCAATTTATACAGAAGCCAAAAAGGTCTCATATGGAAGCTGCACAAAGAGTGGTCAAGTATGTGAAAGGGCAGCCTGGACAAGGCATACTGTTGTCTAGCAGAAATGAGAACACTATTACAGCATATTGTGATGCTGACTGGGCAGCCTGTCTTCTCACAAGGAAATCAGTAACTGGATTCTTTATCAAGTATGGTGAGTCATTAGTGTCCTGGAAGTCAAAGAAGCAAAACACTATTTCCAGGAGCTCAGCAAAATCAGAGTATACGAGCATTGCATCAACAGTAGCAGAGTTAGTTTTGATACTTGGCTTATTCAAGGATATTGGAGTAGTTGTTGAACTTCCTGTGAACATACTCACAGACAGCAATGCAGCAATTCAAATAGCTGCCAATCCAGTATTCCATGAACGCACTAAATAA